A window of Microcystis aeruginosa FD4 contains these coding sequences:
- the gorA gene encoding glutathione-disulfide reductase — MSYDFDLLVIGGGSGGIATARRAAEYGAKVGLAEYDRLGGTCVNRGCIPKKLMVYSSRFPQLFKDAEGYGWSRVESQLNWQKLISAVNQETIRLNGIYQKMLDNSQVTLFPNYAKFLDTHTLEVGDEKITADKILIAVGGHPVKPNIPGIEHTVVSDAMFQLPEQPKRIIVLGAGYIGVEFAGIMHGLGTEVVQLIRKDKILRGFDEDIRDEIQAEMIRQGIKIMPETFPTSIEKTAEGLKVHIQGKETSEILFVDALGLAATGRIPKLEKLGLENVNVEVKNGAIVVNEYSQTSEESIYAVGDCTDKINLTPVAINEGRAFADTVFGNKPRLMSYENVPSAVFSTPEAATVGLTELQAKKQYGDTGIKVYRSKFRPGYNVLPAREDKTLMKLVVHQESGKILGAHMVGDHAAEIIQGVAIAVKMGATKADFDATVGIHPSAAEEFVTMR, encoded by the coding sequence ATGAGTTATGATTTTGATTTATTGGTGATTGGTGGTGGTTCTGGGGGTATTGCCACCGCTAGACGGGCAGCCGAATACGGGGCAAAAGTGGGATTAGCAGAATATGATCGCTTGGGAGGAACCTGTGTTAATCGCGGCTGTATTCCCAAAAAATTAATGGTTTATTCTAGTCGTTTTCCGCAACTATTTAAGGATGCAGAAGGTTACGGTTGGAGTCGAGTAGAGAGTCAGTTAAATTGGCAAAAATTAATTAGTGCCGTTAATCAGGAAACTATCCGTTTAAATGGCATTTATCAAAAGATGCTCGATAATTCTCAAGTGACGCTTTTTCCTAATTATGCCAAGTTTCTTGATACCCATACCCTAGAGGTGGGAGACGAGAAAATTACTGCCGATAAAATTTTAATTGCCGTGGGGGGACATCCCGTTAAACCTAATATTCCGGGGATCGAACATACAGTAGTTTCTGATGCCATGTTTCAACTGCCAGAACAACCAAAAAGAATTATAGTTTTAGGGGCGGGATATATTGGGGTAGAATTTGCCGGTATTATGCACGGATTAGGGACAGAAGTGGTGCAGTTAATCCGTAAAGACAAGATTTTAAGAGGGTTTGATGAGGATATCCGCGATGAGATTCAAGCGGAAATGATCCGTCAGGGAATTAAAATTATGCCCGAAACTTTCCCCACTTCGATCGAGAAAACTGCCGAGGGGTTAAAAGTACATATTCAGGGGAAAGAAACCTCAGAAATTCTCTTTGTTGATGCCCTAGGATTAGCCGCTACGGGAAGAATTCCTAAGCTGGAAAAATTGGGCTTAGAGAATGTCAATGTCGAGGTAAAAAACGGGGCAATTGTCGTCAACGAGTATAGCCAAACCAGCGAAGAGAGTATCTATGCCGTGGGCGATTGTACCGATAAAATTAATTTAACTCCCGTGGCGATTAATGAGGGGCGAGCTTTTGCCGATACAGTCTTCGGTAATAAACCCCGGTTAATGAGTTATGAAAACGTTCCTTCAGCAGTATTTTCTACTCCTGAAGCGGCGACGGTGGGATTAACAGAATTGCAAGCCAAAAAACAATATGGTGACACGGGGATTAAAGTTTATCGGTCTAAATTCCGCCCTGGTTACAATGTTTTACCGGCCCGAGAGGACAAAACTTTGATGAAATTAGTTGTTCATCAGGAAAGTGGTAAAATCCTTGGGGCGCACATGGTGGGAGATCATGCCGCCGAAATTATTCAAGGAGTAGCCATTGCCGTAAAAATGGGCGCAACAAAAGCCGATTTTGATGCCACTGTCGGCATTCACCCCAGTGCTGCCGAGGAATTTGTCACCATGCGTTAA
- the glgA gene encoding glycogen synthase GlgA, with product MYIVQVASECAPVIKAGGLGDVVYGLSRELEIRGHCVELILPMYDCMRYDQIWGLHEAYRDLWVPWYGGAIHCNVFCGWVHGRLCFFIQPNSEDNFFNRGTYYGCKDDNMRFAFFSKAALEFLLRSNKRPDIIHCHDWQTGLIPPLLFEIYKYHGMGNQRVLYTIHNFKHQGFAGAEILWATGLNNDTYYFSYARMRDNFNPFVINFMKGGIVFSNYFNTVSPHHAWEAHHTDVSYGLGHTIHLHQHKFTGILNGLDYNIWNPEVDKFIPAPYGIDNFSEKASNKKALRERLWLRDEPEKPLICYVGRLDDQKGVHLVHHAMYYALARGAQFVLLGSATESLINNWFWHEKNHLNNNPDVHIELGFNEELSHLIYAGADMIVVPSNFEPCGLTQVISLKYGTVPIVRGVGGLVNTVFDRDYDTYHQPEERNGFVFFDPDNNALESAMSRALELWYTQPEEFQKLAIQGMECDYSWNHPGEEYVALYEMIRHK from the coding sequence ATGTATATAGTTCAGGTTGCCTCTGAGTGCGCCCCAGTGATTAAAGCTGGGGGATTGGGGGATGTGGTATATGGATTGAGTCGGGAATTAGAAATTCGGGGTCATTGCGTGGAGCTAATCCTACCCATGTATGATTGTATGCGCTACGACCAAATTTGGGGCTTACACGAGGCTTATCGCGACCTGTGGGTGCCTTGGTACGGTGGGGCAATTCACTGTAACGTTTTTTGTGGTTGGGTACACGGGCGCTTGTGTTTCTTTATTCAACCCAATTCGGAGGATAATTTCTTTAATCGCGGTACTTACTACGGTTGCAAAGACGATAATATGCGTTTTGCTTTCTTCTCTAAAGCCGCTTTAGAATTTTTGCTCAGAAGTAATAAACGTCCCGATATAATTCATTGTCACGACTGGCAAACCGGTTTAATTCCGCCCTTACTTTTTGAAATTTATAAATATCATGGTATGGGCAATCAGCGCGTTCTCTACACCATCCATAACTTTAAACATCAAGGATTTGCTGGTGCGGAAATTCTCTGGGCAACAGGATTAAATAACGATACTTACTACTTTAGCTATGCCCGAATGCGCGATAACTTCAATCCTTTTGTGATTAATTTTATGAAAGGTGGGATCGTTTTTTCTAACTATTTCAATACTGTCTCGCCCCACCATGCTTGGGAAGCACACCACACCGATGTTAGTTACGGTTTAGGCCATACAATTCACCTGCATCAACACAAATTTACTGGCATTCTCAACGGTTTAGATTACAATATCTGGAACCCAGAAGTGGATAAATTTATTCCTGCACCCTACGGTATTGATAATTTCTCCGAGAAAGCAAGCAATAAAAAGGCACTGAGAGAAAGACTCTGGTTAAGAGATGAACCAGAAAAACCCTTAATTTGTTATGTCGGTCGTTTAGATGACCAAAAAGGCGTGCATTTAGTTCACCATGCCATGTATTATGCCTTAGCTCGCGGGGCGCAATTTGTCCTCCTAGGTTCCGCCACCGAATCGTTAATTAATAACTGGTTCTGGCACGAGAAAAATCACCTCAATAATAACCCTGATGTCCATATTGAATTGGGCTTTAATGAGGAATTATCTCACCTCATTTATGCGGGTGCTGATATGATTGTGGTTCCCAGTAATTTTGAACCCTGCGGACTGACACAAGTAATCAGCTTAAAATACGGAACCGTTCCCATCGTCCGGGGAGTTGGTGGTTTGGTTAATACGGTTTTTGATCGGGATTATGATACCTATCACCAACCGGAAGAACGCAATGGTTTTGTCTTTTTTGATCCCGATAATAATGCCCTCGAATCAGCCATGTCCCGGGCATTAGAATTGTGGTACACTCAACCAGAAGAATTCCAAAAATTAGCGATTCAAGGTATGGAATGCGATTACTCTTGGAATCACCCCGGGGAAGAATACGTTGCCCTTTATGAAATGATTCGCCACAAATAA
- a CDS encoding slipin family protein, which translates to MEFLAPFLLIAGILGLNGFKIDREYQRGVIFRLGRYQDTKGPGLYWIIPLVDQKMRVDIRTKTVDIAPQETVTADNVTIKVNAVLYYRIIDPNKAINKVESYPAAVYQAAMTTLRNVVGQNHLDDVLQKRDKINHAVQQIVDEISEPWGIDIERVEMKDVEIPTAMQRAMAKEAEALREKRARLIKAAAEQEASLKLAEASRLIMENPAALELRRLQMLTEIGAENNTSTVIMLPSDILNLAQKLTDKISQNG; encoded by the coding sequence ATGGAATTTTTAGCACCCTTCTTGTTGATAGCGGGCATTCTGGGATTAAATGGCTTTAAAATCGATCGAGAATACCAGCGTGGTGTTATCTTTCGTCTAGGGCGTTATCAAGACACCAAAGGCCCCGGACTGTACTGGATCATTCCCCTAGTTGACCAAAAAATGCGGGTGGATATTCGCACCAAAACCGTCGATATCGCCCCGCAAGAAACTGTCACCGCCGATAATGTCACAATCAAGGTTAATGCGGTTCTCTACTATCGCATTATCGACCCCAACAAAGCGATTAATAAAGTTGAATCCTATCCCGCAGCCGTTTATCAAGCGGCCATGACCACTTTAAGAAATGTAGTTGGTCAAAATCATCTCGATGATGTCTTGCAAAAACGAGACAAAATTAATCATGCAGTCCAACAAATTGTCGATGAAATTAGCGAACCCTGGGGCATTGATATCGAACGGGTGGAGATGAAAGATGTGGAAATTCCCACCGCTATGCAGCGAGCTATGGCCAAGGAAGCGGAAGCATTGCGAGAAAAACGCGCCCGTTTGATTAAAGCTGCCGCAGAACAGGAAGCCTCCCTAAAATTAGCGGAAGCTTCCCGATTAATCATGGAAAATCCCGCAGCTTTGGAATTACGCCGCCTACAAATGTTAACGGAAATTGGAGCGGAAAATAACACCAGTACCGTGATTATGCTCCCCTCCGATATCTTAAATCTGGCTCAAAAATTAACCGATAAAATATCACAAAATGGCTGA
- the dacB gene encoding D-alanyl-D-alanine carboxypeptidase/D-alanyl-D-alanine endopeptidase — protein sequence MLTRRSKLSFLLGTCSLFLWVNHPVTLATPISQDNSPPSQFICPADLATKIDRILARPDYQGAYWGILVKSLNSEENLYSLHENNFFTPASTTKLLTTAAALTKFNRDYRLKTPILAQGNPPNLETLTLVGRGDATITTEKLEKLAEKLKARGINSISRLIVVASPFLVSDSQKTWEWEDVFFDYAVPASSLVLNENSVTLRLLPRQLGQSLDLQWSDPIAAQQWLIENQTSTAAQGSPNTLAIKGNLANNRLIITGSLAIDSQDDFNLAIPQPSEYFLDRWRNILEKAGITVKTAEISSEIRGDEITNLESEPLAYLVEKVNKNSDNLLAETLLQMIGGVSGLQETLTKLGINSDSYKIGDGSGLSRQNLIKPKTLGQILQLMAEKPDYRRSLAIGGIDGTLTNRFRQTPLEGRLQAKTGTLTGVIALAGYLETADNQPLIFSITVNNSDKPASPLRNGIDEVILLLGQLKRC from the coding sequence ATGCTAACACGCCGCTCGAAATTATCTTTTCTCTTGGGGACTTGTTCCCTATTTCTCTGGGTAAACCATCCCGTCACCCTCGCAACCCCCATCAGTCAAGACAATTCCCCCCCTTCCCAGTTTATCTGTCCCGCAGACTTAGCCACCAAGATCGATCGCATTTTAGCCCGCCCCGATTATCAAGGCGCTTATTGGGGAATTTTAGTAAAATCTCTCAATTCTGAGGAAAATCTCTATAGTCTCCACGAAAATAACTTTTTTACTCCCGCTTCTACCACAAAATTATTAACCACTGCCGCCGCTTTAACCAAATTTAACCGCGATTATCGTCTGAAAACCCCCATTTTAGCCCAAGGCAACCCCCCCAATTTAGAGACTTTAACCTTAGTCGGGAGGGGAGATGCAACCATAACCACAGAAAAGTTAGAAAAATTAGCAGAAAAGTTAAAAGCACGGGGAATTAACTCAATTTCTCGCTTAATTGTCGTTGCTAGTCCTTTTCTCGTCTCCGATAGTCAAAAAACCTGGGAATGGGAAGATGTCTTTTTTGACTATGCTGTACCCGCTTCTAGCTTGGTTTTAAACGAAAATTCCGTCACTTTAAGGCTTTTACCGCGACAATTGGGGCAAAGCTTAGATTTACAATGGTCTGATCCCATTGCCGCTCAACAATGGCTAATTGAGAATCAAACCAGCACCGCGGCGCAAGGAAGCCCGAATACTCTGGCAATTAAGGGCAATTTAGCCAATAATCGCCTGATTATCACCGGTTCTCTGGCTATTGATAGTCAAGATGATTTTAATTTAGCTATTCCCCAACCTTCGGAATATTTCCTCGATCGCTGGCGTAATATCCTTGAAAAAGCGGGAATTACCGTTAAAACCGCCGAAATTAGCTCAGAAATTCGCGGCGATGAAATCACCAATTTAGAATCAGAACCCCTAGCATATTTGGTGGAAAAAGTCAATAAAAATAGCGATAATTTACTAGCCGAAACCCTACTACAAATGATCGGCGGTGTCTCGGGATTGCAAGAAACTTTAACAAAACTGGGAATTAACAGCGATAGTTATAAAATCGGCGATGGTTCGGGGCTATCACGACAAAATCTGATTAAACCCAAGACTTTAGGTCAAATTTTACAACTAATGGCAGAAAAACCTGATTATCGTCGTTCTTTAGCCATTGGCGGCATTGATGGCACTTTAACCAATAGATTTCGCCAGACTCCCCTAGAAGGACGATTACAGGCAAAAACCGGGACATTAACTGGAGTTATCGCCCTCGCCGGTTATCTAGAAACCGCCGACAATCAACCTCTAATCTTTAGCATAACCGTCAATAACAGCGATAAACCCGCCAGTCCCCTCAGAAACGGCATCGATGAGGTGATTTTGCTCCTAGGACAGTTAAAACGCTGTTAA
- the trmB gene encoding tRNA (guanosine(46)-N7)-methyltransferase TrmB: MAKVRVRQHVNPLSHKYRHPIAPPDWNQVYQDMTLPLHLDIGCARGKFLLQMAQVYPEINFLGIEIRQPLVIEANQERERLGLKNLAFVFGNMNVTPEIFLQSLPPDKLFWVSIQFPDPWFKQRHSKRRVVQPELVIALAKYMVSGGWVFLQSDVESIALEMTERFQAHPHFVRQHQTPWLEENIFPVPTEREKSTYNKGQPVYRSLFRVR, encoded by the coding sequence TTGGCTAAAGTTCGCGTTCGTCAGCACGTCAATCCCTTAAGTCATAAATATCGCCATCCGATCGCTCCCCCCGATTGGAATCAAGTTTATCAGGATATGACACTACCTCTCCATCTTGACATTGGTTGTGCGCGGGGTAAATTTTTGTTACAAATGGCCCAAGTATATCCAGAAATTAATTTTTTGGGGATTGAAATTCGTCAACCTTTGGTAATTGAAGCGAATCAGGAACGGGAAAGGTTAGGATTAAAAAATCTCGCTTTTGTTTTTGGCAATATGAATGTTACCCCAGAAATTTTCCTGCAATCTTTGCCCCCAGATAAGTTATTTTGGGTGTCGATTCAATTTCCCGATCCTTGGTTTAAACAGCGTCACAGTAAGCGTCGAGTCGTGCAGCCGGAATTAGTCATAGCTTTGGCTAAGTATATGGTATCTGGAGGCTGGGTTTTTTTACAGTCGGATGTGGAATCGATCGCCCTGGAAATGACGGAGAGATTTCAAGCACATCCCCATTTTGTTCGGCAACATCAAACCCCCTGGTTAGAGGAAAATATTTTCCCCGTACCGACGGAAAGGGAAAAGTCCACTTATAATAAAGGTCAACCAGTTTATCGCTCGCTTTTTCGAGTTCGGTAG
- a CDS encoding 1,2-dihydroxy-3-keto-5-methylthiopentene dioxygenase, protein MAILRLENGTTYTQLADISLELAKLNVTLNYWPIENEATRQLLKQASLTDEEKEIVLTSLDGYFEQLKQEAGYQARDLIVLHPDIANLDTLLAKFERCHTHADDEVRYIIDGEGVFGFVFADGSQGELTIQPQEYINVPAHSEHWFHLTASKRVKAVRYFTSTAGWVPEYTETVIRFPSLTAV, encoded by the coding sequence ATGGCGATACTACGCTTAGAGAATGGGACAACCTATACCCAGTTAGCCGATATTAGTCTGGAATTGGCTAAATTAAATGTTACTTTAAACTATTGGCCGATCGAAAACGAGGCCACCCGTCAGCTACTTAAGCAAGCTTCTCTGACTGACGAAGAAAAAGAAATAGTTTTAACTAGCTTAGACGGTTATTTTGAGCAACTAAAGCAAGAAGCGGGTTATCAAGCTAGAGATTTAATCGTTTTACACCCCGACATTGCCAATCTCGACACTTTACTGGCCAAATTCGAGCGCTGTCACACCCACGCTGACGATGAGGTGCGTTATATCATTGATGGAGAGGGGGTTTTTGGCTTTGTCTTTGCCGATGGTTCTCAGGGGGAATTAACTATTCAACCTCAAGAATATATCAATGTTCCCGCCCACAGCGAACACTGGTTTCACCTCACTGCCAGTAAACGAGTTAAAGCAGTGCGTTACTTCACCAGTACCGCCGGATGGGTTCCCGAATATACCGAAACTGTCATTCGTTTTCCTAGTTTAACAGCCGTTTAG
- a CDS encoding tetratricopeptide repeat protein, with translation MGYSIEVDGTNFDSEVIEKSYLNTVILDFYALWCGPCKLVKPMLEKLASEYNFILAKIDIDKNPELAEQYDVEGVPDVRIVSKGEVLPCFVGALPEEQIRDLFSRLDLQSELETGLAEIQEAIALDNLPTAKQLFDRLFPKYPNEPRLIIMAVKFLMRLEKWSDAYRLISAIKEENPPIKGWKTLLEFQQLKPENNPLDPIFFTGINSALKEDYAAALDKLISLVGESRKYRQDGARKAMLAIFQILGVSHPLTQEYQAKLTFLLY, from the coding sequence ATGGGATATTCTATCGAGGTAGATGGGACAAATTTTGATAGTGAAGTGATCGAAAAATCCTATCTAAATACAGTGATTTTAGACTTTTATGCCCTCTGGTGTGGACCCTGTAAATTGGTAAAACCGATGCTAGAAAAACTAGCAAGTGAATATAATTTTATCCTAGCCAAAATAGATATAGATAAAAATCCCGAATTAGCCGAACAATACGATGTAGAAGGAGTTCCCGATGTGCGAATTGTCAGCAAGGGAGAAGTGTTACCCTGTTTTGTCGGTGCTTTGCCAGAAGAACAAATTAGAGACTTATTTTCCCGTCTCGATTTACAATCGGAATTAGAAACAGGATTAGCAGAAATACAAGAAGCGATCGCCCTCGATAATTTGCCCACAGCTAAACAATTATTTGATCGTCTTTTTCCCAAATATCCCAACGAACCGCGATTAATTATTATGGCGGTAAAATTTCTCATGCGTCTAGAAAAATGGTCTGATGCTTATCGATTAATCAGTGCTATTAAAGAGGAAAATCCCCCGATTAAAGGGTGGAAAACTCTCCTAGAATTTCAACAGTTAAAACCAGAAAATAATCCCCTCGATCCGATATTTTTTACTGGTATTAATTCCGCCTTAAAAGAAGATTATGCCGCCGCTTTAGATAAACTGATCAGCCTGGTGGGAGAAAGTAGAAAATATCGTCAGGATGGGGCAAGAAAAGCCATGTTAGCCATATTTCAGATTTTGGGAGTTAGTCATCCCCTCACCCAAGAATACCAAGCAAAGTTAACATTTCTGCTCTACTAG
- the petG gene encoding cytochrome b6-f complex subunit V, producing the protein MIEPLVLGIVLGLIPITLAGLFVAAYLQYKRGNQFGLD; encoded by the coding sequence GTGATTGAACCTTTAGTGCTAGGGATTGTCCTAGGCTTAATTCCCATTACCCTAGCGGGTTTGTTCGTTGCCGCCTATTTACAGTACAAACGGGGCAATCAATTCGGCTTAGACTAA
- a CDS encoding metallophosphoesterase family protein translates to MNFRFAILSDPHIALPTTILNHSNRFHLVEVSIPALKIVLDHLITLNLDFLLIAGDLTQDGEPENHRWLADCLATLPFPVYVVPGNHDVLSLTATENQIGLADFPFYYQQFGYSHPEQIYYQKEILPGVQLIGLNSNQFDDQGKQIGSLDAEQLHWLKQTLPALKNDLVMVMIHHNVIEHLPGQSNHELGKRYMLANAVELLDILQENGVKLLITGHLHVQDLAFTRGIYEITTGSLVSYPHPYRVLEYCENTVELAIESFHLQNIPGWENLPAISRQWLGDRSYPFMMRLLTCHPLNLPVSLAEELAPKLRNFWADVAQGDTIFDFSDFPPLVRRYFYAFSAIDPLGNPHFIDNQAVISFKHQFTYQRSNLLVELRE, encoded by the coding sequence ATGAATTTCCGTTTCGCCATTCTCAGCGATCCTCATATCGCTTTACCCACAACCATTTTGAACCATTCTAATCGCTTTCATCTGGTGGAAGTGAGTATTCCCGCTTTAAAAATTGTTTTAGACCATCTCATCACCCTTAACCTCGATTTTCTGCTGATTGCCGGCGATTTAACCCAAGATGGTGAACCAGAAAATCATCGTTGGTTAGCCGATTGTTTAGCCACTTTACCCTTTCCCGTCTATGTGGTGCCGGGTAATCATGATGTTTTGAGTTTAACCGCAACAGAAAACCAGATCGGTTTAGCTGATTTTCCCTTTTATTATCAACAATTTGGTTACAGCCATCCCGAACAAATATACTACCAAAAAGAAATTTTACCAGGAGTGCAATTAATCGGTCTTAATTCCAATCAATTTGATGACCAAGGTAAACAAATTGGCAGTTTAGATGCAGAACAATTGCATTGGTTAAAACAGACTTTACCAGCGCTAAAAAACGATCTAGTGATGGTGATGATCCATCATAACGTTATCGAGCATTTACCCGGACAAAGCAATCATGAATTAGGTAAACGCTATATGTTGGCTAATGCGGTAGAACTGCTCGATATACTACAGGAAAACGGCGTAAAATTGTTGATTACTGGTCATCTCCACGTGCAAGATTTGGCTTTTACCAGAGGTATCTATGAAATTACCACCGGTTCCCTCGTCAGTTATCCCCATCCCTACCGGGTGTTAGAATATTGCGAAAACACGGTTGAATTAGCCATAGAATCCTTTCATCTGCAAAATATACCGGGATGGGAGAATTTACCCGCTATTTCTCGGCAATGGTTAGGCGATCGCTCTTATCCTTTTATGATGCGTTTATTAACCTGTCATCCCCTCAATCTTCCCGTGAGTCTAGCGGAGGAATTAGCCCCAAAATTACGCAATTTTTGGGCAGATGTGGCCCAAGGTGACACAATCTTCGATTTTAGCGATTTTCCGCCCCTAGTACGCCGTTATTTTTACGCTTTCAGTGCCATCGATCCCCTCGGTAATCCTCATTTTATCGACAATCAAGCTGTAATTAGTTTCAAGCATCAGTTTACTTATCAGCGCTCAAACTTGCTGGTAGAGTTGAGAGAATAG